The Lytechinus pictus isolate F3 Inbred chromosome 10, Lp3.0, whole genome shotgun sequence genome includes a window with the following:
- the LOC129269968 gene encoding uncharacterized protein LOC129269968 — MQIFYQHVQGRIIRNVLFVVFFLLSLLSIETWYLHVNSITFMKTGGCAKHDVTKCFNSELFRSSLEDVYRIEDHMSNGTTREKEGISVFVISFPDATLVDGLRIVHHYTQNITVYKPREYLKDESPCFVDRFHFPAGKSSLQDLDKLKSHLVALNTTFNSFQLQYGSTARREVTNLSDVVGTYAINLCSEVPSYWLT, encoded by the exons ATGCAGATCTTCTATCAGCATGTGCAAGGGCGTATAATAAGAAACGTCTTATTCGTCGTATTTTTCTTGTTATCACTGCTCTCAATTGAAACGTGGTATCTCCATGTCAACTCTATTACCTTCATGAAAACCGGAGGATGCGCAAAACATGACGTCACTAAGTGTTTTAATAGTGAG TTATTTCGCAGTTCCTTGGAAGACGTGTACAGAATAGAGGATCACATGTCAAACGGTACAACTCGTGAAAAAGAAGGGATCAGCGTATTTGTCATCTCGTTTCCGGATGCCACACTTGTTGATGGATTGAGGATAGTTCATCACTATACCCAG AACATCACAGTATACAAACCACGAGAGTATTTGAAAGATGAAAGCCCTTGTTTTGTAGATCGCTTTCACTTTCCTGCTGGAAAGTCGTCTCTTCAAGACTTAGATAAATTGAAATCTCATCTG GTGGCGCTCAATACAACATTTAACAGCTTTCAGCTGCAATACGGTTCAACTGCACGAAGAGAGGTGACGAATCTTAGTGACGTTGTTGGAACTTATGCCATCAATTTATGCAGTGAAGTCCCTTCCTATTGGCTAACATGA